AGCCGTCCCTCACCATCTCCATCTCCCTTTCTTCGGCCAGTGTCATTTCTTTCCCACCAGGCTGACAGTTCCCGCAGCAACATCCTCCACATCTCTGTTCGCAAGCTGCTCCAATGCTTTCCCATTTCCCCCACTTCAGGAAGTCTCTGTTGCTAGTGGCTGTGTTGGACTGGGAGCTGGGATGTCTGGGAGACTGGCGAGAAACTGGGACTTTGCAGGTGAGTTCGGTGTATCTGACAGCTGCAGTGCGCATGGATCTTGCAAAGTGAGTCTTGGAGGTGTGGGCCATTAAGGTGACTTCTTCAAAGAGGTCCGGGTGTGTGCCGCCAATGGTTTTGCCAAGCGGGCCATCCCAGAGCACCAGGTCACCGACGGAACGAACCTTCTGGGGTACCAGCTGCCCTTCTTTGTGGCTGATGAGGAGTTGGATCTCCTTTGGTCTTGCCAGATCTTCCAAGGAGATGtctgagaagattttctgcagttttttcACCGGAACATGTCTGTGGACTTCCGCTATTTTGTCAAGTCCATAGCAGATGAGTTGGTGTACTTTGAGTGTCCCTCTTGGGGTGCTGACTCGTATCTTCAGCAAATAGCGCTTGGTTGCAacagacaccttcatccctccaatgCCATGAACCTCCAGCGTAACGTCTTCACTTCTCAGGTTCAACTTGCTCGCAGCTTTGTGCGTTATGTAGTTTGTGTCTGCTGCCAGGTCGATGAGGGTCCCGACACTCTGTCCGTCATTGGCAGTGACATTGAGGAGCATTAGGATGACTGGGTACTCAGTGAGGCAGTGTTCATCTAGAAGACCTCTCTCAGCAGCACTGGAGTTGAATGCCCTGGATGCTATGTTGCAGAAGGCATCTCGACACTGTTGTGCCAGCTCTGGtgtgagtttggagaggaactgctcctgggtgtcagtgagtcttctgccctcagccctcactggactgaacttgggtgttctttgggactggggtctggtaactggacagaggaggaagtggtgttgatctttgcattctggattcccgcacaggtaagtggttttcttgcagctttcaccagtgtggacttcgaggcatcttttgcaggcaccgagttgttgtgctgcatccctcttctcCGATGGCTTTAGGTCGGTTCTAAACTTTCTGCAGAAGTACAGTTTTCTTCTGTGCTTTGGGTCACCACAGATGATGCAGCCTGCTGCGTCACTGTTGGATGACACTGCCGGACTGTTGGTTGCTTTTGTTCTGGCTTGCTTCAGGAACTTGGTCTTGTCCTTGGCAGGTTCAACGCCATCTTTCAGTTGGTCAAGTTTCTCATACATGGCTTCCTGTGACTTTAGGTAAGCCAGCAGCTTGTCAAAGCGGTTGTAACGGTCCACAGCATTACTCACGTCAGCAGCATAGGTGAGCCAGTCTTTCTTTAaagtttctggaagcttgccctcaATGGATTTGGTCACAATGGGGTTCTTTATGGCCTCGGCATTGTCCAGTTCATTTAAGTCGTAGAGAGCTTTTTCCACTGTTTGGATGAGCTCGATGACTCTTCTTGGCTGGCCGGCTTTGACTGCAGGAGTTGCTTGTAGATCTTCAATGATCTCAAGAGCAATGTTAGCttggttcccaaaccggttatCCAGGACTCTGAAGATTTCGTTTGAGGAGCTGTAGGTCGACAGGTGTAGGTTTCCGGCCACCTTCTCATCGATGCTGTCGAGCAgctggaatttcttgacctctctagaccctgtcggttcaccctgcttcggtagagcttcccactccttcttccacctgtagtaacttcgctggttgccagcaaactttggaagggctgtggctttcagctttattgctggcactggagctgtacgGTGGACAGTGGGCTCTTCAGAGTCTGTCTTGATTTTTGCAGCTTTGATGAAGGCGGCCTTGCGCGACACCAGCTGGGGAAGTTGCACTTCGAGCTCTGTCATGCGGTGATCAAAGTCTCTTTGCTCTGCAGCGGGAGCCCAGCGGTTCCAGTCACGGTGCACTTCTTTTGCCTTCAGCACCACCATCTCAAAGTGCTTCAGCATGAACTCATATGCCTCCAGAGTCACGTCGAGCTGGGCCGAGGAGACGCTCTTGCAGTCAGCTTCAGTGATGTATAGAGCAAGGGGCAGCTCTTTCTCCCCATACGATTCCCAGAGTGTTTGTTGAATTAGGAGCTTTGCTTCTTTAGTCCTCTGCTTACAGTATGCCTCTATCTTCTCCAGGTCGGCTTTCTTCTCAGCGCCCAGGTCCTCTACAGCGGCTGTTTCTGCCATGTAGGCGGCCTCAATCTCTTCGTTCGCCTCCATGAGTCTCGAGCTTTCTGCTGTAAGCTTGTTGAAGTTTTGCTTTAGCTCCTCCACAGTCATCTCTGAGTGTGTTCTTGCAATGCAGTTAGCAAGACAGGAGAAAAGTCTTTTGGCTGTGGATCGCTCTGTTTTCAGTTCTTCTAATGACTTCGccatttcctttcttttttccagATGACTTCAAGCTTTATCCTCCAGGCCCCCAGGTGAAGTGTCTTCCCTCTCTGTTGGGTTGTGGCATGAGTGGAGTCTTGCTTCTTGGTCACTGGTTTCGGTTTGATGCACTGGTGCAGCGGTTTTTcattgtcaagtgtatgtgagcatcagggtttcccacacttgaaagggaaggactcggacacaggattccactcgtcttgtattttattggttttcagtggaactgacgttatagtagaattgtggtagtagtgggttttcccagaagaaaaggtagaagtagaaccagaatcagaagtagaatcagaagtagaagctagaagcttggagcttgaagccaaagctagaaggtgaaaaacctttaaacatacaaacataaaataaatgtatgaataaatgcctgtttttctacaacaaagcatgtatgaataaatccttgtttttctataacaaagcccaagttaattaggcaacaatatataaatatttatgtataaggtaaattaagtatattttaaccatttttaatcattcaggtaatatgttgctgaacaaatataaatgaacagaaaaccagttttaaactaagaaccattttaaccattagccctttcacaggcagtttgttcactttaactgaatatattttactacacgccactgagaaagaaagtgtaaaccattaaaccaatcacaggtaaggaacaaacatttctcatgcccacggattactgagagcgcagcgtttgcatataaaaaagttcagtgggtttaccggtagccttttttgtccttttttccctgatgtgctgtaaagtttgtgttagtagtgaattctctttgcaactgctgcgctgctgcttcgttacaaactgaatgtcaattctgcctatcgttctagaacgaccgctgccctgctaactagcgttgtgattggctgccctgctaactagcgttgtgattggctgcctgttcagcgcagcgtgcgtgcgct
The Neoarius graeffei isolate fNeoGra1 chromosome 8, fNeoGra1.pri, whole genome shotgun sequence genome window above contains:
- the LOC132890373 gene encoding uncharacterized protein LOC132890373, producing MAKSLEELKTERSTAKRLFSCLANCIARTHSEMTVEELKQNFNKLTAESSRLMEANEEIEAAYMAETAAVEDLGAEKKADLEKIEAYCKQRTKEAKLLIQQTLWESYGEKELPLALYITEADCKSVSSAQLDVTLEAYEFMLKHFEMVVLKAKEVHRDWNRWAPAAEQRDFDHRMTELEVQLPQLVSRKAAFIKAAKIKTDSEEPTVHRTAPVPAIKLKATALPKFAGNQRSYYRWKKEWEALPKQGEPTGSREVKKFQLLDSIDEKVAGNLHLSTYSSSNEIFRVLDNRFGNQANIALEIIEDLQATPAVKAGQPRRVIELIQTVEKALYDLNELDNAEAIKNPIVTKSIEGKLPETLKKDWLTYAADVSNAVDRYNRFDKLLAYLKSQEAMYEKLDQLKDGVEPAKDKTKFLKQARTKATNSPAVSSNSDAAGCIICGDPKHRRKLYFCRKFRTDLKPSEKRDAAQQLGACKRCLEVHTGESCKKTTYLCGNPECKDQHHFLLCPVTRPQSQRTPKFSPVRAEGRRLTDTQEQFLSKLTPELAQQCRDAFCNIASRAFNSSAAERGLLDEHCLTEYPVILMLLNVTANDGQSVGTLIDLAADTNYITHKAASKLNLRSEDVTLEVHGIGGMKVSVATKRYLLKIRVSTPRGTLKVHQLICYGLDKIAEVHRHVPVKKLQKIFSDISLEDLARPKEIQLLISHKEGQLVPQKVRSVGDLVLWDGPLGKTIGGTHPDLFEEVTLMAHTSKTHFARSMRTAAVRYTELTCKVPVSRQSPRHPSSQSNTATSNRDFLKWGKWESIGAACEQRCGGCCCGNCQPGGKEMTLAEEREMEMVRDGLTYVAGDHHSPEPHWHAKYPWKEDPASLPNNKKAVEATFRRTERQLAKEPEWKVAYASQVHKMVSRRAAVKLSKEVLQSWTGPVWYISHLIAPNPHSVSTPVRLVWNSSQKYSGLSLNDILIKGPDVLNPIRGVLLRFRTGVFTALGDIRKMYNSVWLEEREVHLHRFLWRDTEDAEIEEFAITRVNIGDKPAGCIAQVAMRETASLPSFNHFKEERHVLEEDAYVDDILTSHNNLDHLKRLTSNIEQILQAGGFFMKPWIYSDQSGRSESRGEKIESNTMILPNQPTKEDNKALGLGYTVDDGKLHVMVAVNFSKKRKKMHLGQDLLKEQVREQTPDPLTRRELLSQVSGLYDPLGLVAPAKQKGAILIRRAFQEAKVMYCVEDTWDAALSRELRDDAMKLLEEYAELSQVRFPRALTPPDPAERPCAITFSDGSECAYGAVLYLRWSCSHGVVVRLVKAKAKLTPLDHKGDPVKAEMCGAVFAARLKNYFQKHC